From one Acidibrevibacterium fodinaquatile genomic stretch:
- a CDS encoding polyprenyl synthetase family protein, protein MDAVTRIERSLTDAINLCTAPETPPRLAAAMRHAVFPRGARVRPRLCLAVAAACGDSDPTLTDAAAAAIELLHCASLVHDDLPCFDDAALRRGRKSVHRAFGEPIALLAGDAMIVLAFEILARKGAPSPARLPPLLLIIAQAVGVPAGIAAGQAWECEPRVDLACYQRAKTGALFAAATMAGAASVGRDGESWRGLGLAIGEAYQIADDIRDLVGNEMELGKPVGQDAAHHRPNAAAELGLAGAVARLRSLTEEAIAIIPPCPGAADLAAIIQSEARRLVPRDLARQAA, encoded by the coding sequence ATGGACGCCGTCACCCGGATCGAACGCAGTCTCACCGACGCGATCAATCTCTGCACCGCGCCAGAAACGCCACCCCGGCTTGCCGCCGCCATGAGACATGCGGTTTTTCCGCGCGGCGCCCGTGTTCGTCCGCGTCTTTGCCTCGCCGTTGCCGCGGCGTGTGGTGATTCCGATCCGACGCTGACGGATGCTGCCGCGGCGGCGATTGAACTGCTCCATTGCGCTTCTCTGGTTCATGATGATCTCCCGTGCTTCGACGATGCGGCGCTGCGGCGGGGGCGCAAATCGGTTCATCGCGCGTTCGGTGAGCCGATCGCCTTGCTCGCCGGGGATGCGATGATCGTGCTGGCCTTCGAGATCTTGGCGCGCAAAGGGGCGCCGTCACCCGCGCGCCTGCCGCCTTTGCTGCTCATCATCGCGCAAGCGGTTGGTGTGCCGGCTGGCATTGCCGCCGGCCAAGCCTGGGAGTGCGAGCCGCGCGTCGATCTCGCTTGCTATCAGCGCGCCAAGACTGGTGCCCTGTTCGCCGCGGCGACCATGGCGGGCGCGGCATCGGTCGGGCGGGATGGCGAGAGCTGGCGCGGTCTCGGCCTTGCCATTGGCGAGGCGTATCAGATCGCCGACGACATTCGCGACCTCGTTGGCAATGAAATGGAGCTCGGCAAACCCGTCGGGCAGGACGCGGCACATCATCGGCCGAATGCGGCAGCCGAGCTCGGCCTTGCCGGCGCTGTCGCGCGGCTGCGAAGCTTGACCGAGGAAGCGATCGCGATCATTCCGCCCTGTCCCGGCGCGGCCGATCTCGCAGCCATCATCCAATCGGAAGCGCGACGCCTCGTGCCGCGCGACTTGGCCCGGCAAGCTGCCTGA
- the crtD gene encoding 1-hydroxycarotenoid 3,4-desaturase CrtD, giving the protein MRTPHVVIIGAGMGGLVAALDLAVHGLAVTLVERADVIGGKLAHVDIAGATIDVGPTVLTMRDVFEAIFARAGTTLADHLTLRPASLLARHAWNAEARLDLFADPRASEQAIGVFAGAAAARGFHRFCRDAQAIFKALETPFLRARTPRLKTLLAGAGISGLLAMARVSPFRPLWRALETYFPDPRLRQLFARYATYCGAAPTLAPATLMLIAHVEQSGVWLVEGGMYRLAEALRTLALTHGARLRTRSEVAEILAVGGRACGVRLASGEEIAADAVIANGDVAALAGGLFGDAGRRAVSAIAGGSRSLSAMTWAMRADVEGFPLAHHSVFFSPDYEAEFSDIVTHGRLPGRPSVYLCAQDRDDRGAWRASTTQAPAGGERLFCIVNAPACGDQRPLTDAEITRCEAVTLATLARCGLSLRSDPAKRLISTPADFAARFPATGGALYGRAIHGWQESFRRPGARTSLPGLYLAGGSVHPGAGLPMAALSGGHAAMSLLADLASTSRLHPVGMFGGISTPSATTLVTASR; this is encoded by the coding sequence ATGCGCACACCGCACGTGGTCATCATCGGGGCTGGTATGGGTGGCTTGGTGGCCGCGCTCGATCTCGCGGTGCACGGGCTCGCCGTCACGCTCGTCGAGCGCGCGGATGTCATCGGCGGCAAGCTCGCACACGTCGACATCGCCGGCGCCACGATCGATGTCGGGCCAACGGTATTGACGATGCGCGACGTGTTCGAGGCCATCTTCGCACGCGCCGGCACCACGCTCGCCGACCATCTGACCCTGCGGCCGGCGAGCCTTCTTGCCCGCCATGCCTGGAACGCCGAGGCAAGGCTGGATCTTTTCGCCGATCCGCGGGCAAGTGAACAGGCGATCGGCGTCTTCGCCGGCGCCGCCGCGGCACGCGGCTTTCACCGCTTTTGCCGCGATGCACAGGCGATTTTCAAAGCATTAGAGACGCCGTTTTTACGGGCGAGGACTCCGCGCCTCAAAACCCTGCTTGCGGGGGCAGGGATTTCCGGGCTTCTCGCGATGGCGCGGGTTTCGCCGTTCCGCCCGCTTTGGCGCGCGCTTGAGACATATTTTCCCGACCCGCGCCTGCGCCAGCTCTTTGCGCGCTATGCGACTTATTGCGGTGCGGCGCCAACGCTTGCCCCGGCGACGCTAATGCTGATCGCCCATGTCGAGCAAAGCGGCGTCTGGCTTGTTGAAGGCGGGATGTATCGCCTGGCCGAAGCCTTGCGAACGCTCGCCCTAACCCACGGCGCGCGGTTGCGCACAAGGAGCGAGGTTGCGGAAATTCTCGCCGTCGGCGGGCGCGCCTGTGGCGTACGCCTTGCCTCTGGCGAAGAGATCGCCGCCGATGCGGTGATCGCCAATGGCGATGTCGCGGCGCTCGCCGGCGGGCTTTTCGGTGACGCCGGCCGGCGCGCGGTCTCTGCGATCGCCGGCGGCTCGCGTTCACTCTCGGCGATGACGTGGGCGATGCGTGCCGATGTCGAGGGATTTCCGCTCGCCCATCATTCAGTTTTTTTCTCGCCCGATTATGAGGCCGAGTTCAGCGATATCGTCACGCACGGCCGGCTGCCGGGCCGCCCCTCGGTTTATCTCTGCGCTCAGGATCGTGATGATCGGGGCGCGTGGCGTGCCAGCACTACGCAAGCGCCGGCTGGCGGGGAGCGGCTTTTCTGCATCGTCAATGCCCCTGCCTGTGGCGACCAGCGCCCCCTCACTGACGCGGAGATCACGCGATGCGAAGCCGTAACATTGGCAACCCTCGCGCGCTGTGGCCTCTCCCTCCGCAGCGACCCGGCGAAGAGGCTGATCAGCACGCCAGCCGACTTCGCGGCACGATTTCCAGCGACCGGGGGGGCGCTCTATGGCCGGGCGATCCATGGCTGGCAGGAATCGTTCCGCCGGCCGGGGGCGCGGACGAGCCTGCCGGGCCTTTATCTCGCCGGGGGCAGCGTGCATCCGGGGGCGGGGCTGCCGATGGCGGCGCTCTCAGGCGGGCATGCCGCTATGAGCCTGCTTGCGGATCTCGCTTCGACGTCGCGGTTGCACCCGGTGGGTATGTTTGGTGGTATCTCGACGCCATCAGCGACGACGCTCGTTACGGCCTCACGCTGA
- a CDS encoding carotenoid 1,2-hydratase → MTLADNSLAWRGDHLAIEIAEWSAPWRRHLRGHVRVYPTARAERLVALDDEARHVWSPIAPIADIEVVMTKPALSWSGRAYLDSNAGDTPLEAAFSHWHWSRAHLAHHAAIFYDVVPRVGMPRTIALQADDKGGLEEIPAPPATPLARTGWRIARAARADPGTLRILKTLEDTPFYARSMLAGELGGTSVRVMHESLFLDRFRAPWVQFMLPFRMRRIG, encoded by the coding sequence TTGACCCTTGCCGACAACAGCCTCGCCTGGCGTGGCGATCATCTCGCGATCGAAATCGCGGAATGGAGTGCCCCCTGGCGGCGCCACCTTCGCGGCCATGTCCGCGTTTATCCGACCGCGCGCGCAGAGCGTCTGGTCGCGCTCGACGACGAAGCGCGACATGTCTGGTCACCGATCGCGCCCATCGCCGATATCGAAGTCGTGATGACGAAGCCAGCGCTTTCCTGGTCGGGCCGTGCCTATCTCGACAGTAATGCCGGAGACACGCCGCTCGAGGCAGCGTTTTCCCACTGGCATTGGAGCCGCGCTCATCTCGCGCATCATGCGGCGATTTTTTACGACGTCGTCCCGCGCGTCGGCATGCCGCGAACAATCGCCCTCCAGGCCGACGATAAAGGTGGCTTAGAGGAAATCCCCGCGCCGCCAGCAACGCCGCTTGCGCGCACCGGTTGGCGAATTGCACGTGCCGCCCGCGCCGATCCGGGCACCCTCCGTATCCTCAAAACCCTTGAGGATACGCCCTTTTATGCCCGCAGCATGCTCGCCGGCGAACTCGGCGGCACCTCGGTGCGGGTGATGCACGAAAGCCTATTTCTCGATCGCTTTCGCGCCCCTTGGGTGCAATTCATGCTCCCTTTTCGCATGCGCCGCATCGGCTGA
- a CDS encoding mandelate racemase/muconate lactonizing enzyme family protein: MRIVDIRERTLPIASPIANAYIDFSKMTLSLVAVITDVIRDGKPVVGYGFNSNGRYSQGALMRERFIPRLMEAESGALLNDAGDNLDPHRIWATMFKNEKPGGHGERSVAIGTIDMAVWDATAKIAEKPLFALLAETNGRIADPKVFVYAAGGYYYPGKDNRMLVDEMRSYLDRGYTVVKMKIGGVPLAEDLARIEAVLAILPAGCKLAVDANGRFDTKTAIAYARALSAYDLFWYEEPGDPLDYALQAELAQHYPKPMATGENLFSTADAQNLIRYGGMRKEIDWLQFDCALSYGLVEYLRTLAMLARHGWSPSRCIPHGGHQMSLAIAAGLGLGGNESYPDLFQPFGGFPDGVRVEGGHVTLPPLPGIGFEGKSDLYAIMASLST; the protein is encoded by the coding sequence ATGCGCATCGTTGACATCCGCGAACGAACCCTTCCCATCGCCTCGCCCATCGCCAACGCCTATATCGATTTCAGCAAGATGACGCTGAGTCTGGTCGCCGTCATCACCGATGTGATCCGCGATGGCAAGCCGGTGGTTGGCTATGGGTTCAATTCCAACGGCCGCTATAGCCAGGGCGCCCTGATGCGCGAGCGCTTCATCCCGCGGCTGATGGAAGCTGAGAGCGGTGCGCTTTTGAACGACGCTGGCGACAATCTCGATCCGCACCGGATCTGGGCGACGATGTTCAAGAACGAGAAGCCCGGTGGCCATGGCGAACGCTCGGTCGCGATCGGCACGATCGACATGGCGGTGTGGGACGCGACCGCGAAAATCGCCGAAAAGCCGCTCTTTGCGTTGCTCGCCGAGACAAACGGCCGGATCGCCGACCCGAAGGTCTTCGTCTACGCCGCGGGCGGCTATTATTACCCTGGCAAGGATAACCGCATGCTGGTGGATGAGATGCGATCCTATCTCGACCGCGGTTATACGGTGGTAAAAATGAAGATCGGCGGCGTGCCGCTCGCCGAAGATCTCGCCCGCATTGAGGCGGTGCTCGCAATCCTCCCTGCCGGTTGCAAGCTCGCGGTCGACGCCAATGGCCGCTTCGATACCAAGACGGCGATCGCCTATGCCCGGGCGCTCTCGGCCTATGACCTTTTCTGGTACGAGGAGCCGGGCGATCCGCTCGATTACGCCTTGCAGGCCGAACTCGCGCAGCATTACCCGAAGCCGATGGCGACCGGGGAAAACCTTTTCTCCACCGCGGATGCGCAAAACCTCATCCGCTATGGCGGGATGCGCAAGGAGATCGACTGGCTTCAGTTTGATTGCGCCTTGAGCTACGGCCTGGTGGAATATCTCCGCACGCTCGCGATGCTGGCGCGCCATGGCTGGTCGCCCTCGCGCTGCATCCCGCATGGCGGCCATCAGATGTCGCTCGCGATCGCAGCGGGGCTCGGACTCGGTGGCAATGAGTCTTACCCCGATCTGTTCCAGCCCTTCGGCGGCTTCCCCGACGGTGTCCGCGTCGAGGGTGGCCATGTCACCCTACCGCCGTTGCCGGGTATCGGCTTTGAGGGGAAAAGCGATCTCTACGCGATCATGGCGTCTCTCAGCACCTAA
- a CDS encoding c-type cytochrome — translation MTRGKGPGLNIALMVAVLAIPIAARAADAPAAQAALQQAVQKGADLFAHESFGGAGTCETCHLNGGRDPGKLPNGKAIPSLVGAAAGFPRYSPRAQAVITLSQQIGGCIHNALKGTPPAPGSADMVALETYITSLSKGAVMGPQFK, via the coding sequence ATGACGCGAGGAAAAGGCCCGGGATTGAACATTGCCCTCATGGTGGCTGTGCTCGCCATCCCGATTGCCGCGCGCGCGGCCGATGCCCCGGCGGCGCAGGCGGCGCTCCAGCAAGCGGTTCAGAAAGGTGCGGATCTCTTCGCGCATGAGAGTTTCGGCGGCGCCGGCACTTGCGAGACATGCCATCTCAATGGCGGGCGCGATCCTGGCAAGCTTCCGAACGGCAAAGCGATCCCGAGCCTAGTCGGCGCGGCGGCAGGGTTCCCGCGCTACTCCCCGCGTGCGCAGGCGGTAATCACGCTTTCGCAACAGATCGGCGGCTGCATCCACAACGCCCTCAAGGGTACGCCGCCGGCCCCGGGCAGCGCCGATATGGTGGCGCTCGAAACTTATATCACCTCGCTCTCAAAAGGCGCGGTGATGGGGCCGCAATTCAAATAA
- a CDS encoding NADH-quinone oxidoreductase subunit NuoB → MAAELAVKARRQLGRSLSLRLVDAGSCNACELELNALSNPYYDLERFGLRFVASPRHADVLLVTGPVTKNMREALLRTYDAMPAPKWVVAVGDCAACGGLYADSYACERGVGGVLPVNLRIAGCPPSPTKLLEGLLALCIPPA, encoded by the coding sequence ATGGCTGCCGAACTGGCTGTCAAGGCTCGCCGCCAGCTTGGCCGCAGCCTGTCTCTGCGGCTTGTGGATGCGGGTTCGTGCAACGCCTGCGAACTTGAGCTCAACGCCTTGAGCAATCCTTATTACGATCTCGAACGCTTCGGATTGCGCTTCGTCGCCTCGCCTCGCCATGCCGATGTGCTGCTCGTGACCGGCCCGGTGACGAAGAACATGCGCGAGGCGCTTCTACGAACCTACGACGCTATGCCAGCGCCGAAATGGGTCGTCGCTGTTGGCGATTGCGCAGCTTGCGGCGGTCTTTACGCCGATAGCTATGCGTGCGAGCGCGGCGTCGGAGGGGTGCTTCCCGTCAACCTTCGCATTGCCGGATGCCCTCCATCGCCAACCAAGCTGCTGGAGGGACTTCTGGCGCTTTGTATCCCTCCGGCGTGA
- a CDS encoding hydrogenase large subunit, giving the protein MTMSDQLLPDPFDRLNGRIVAEHGPWPRIEVQADIWAEAADRLSRETLTLLALWGEPQIVHMAIADANDPNRILVLSTSCPDGRYPSVGRVHPPAIRLERAVADLFALVPVGLPDTRPWLDHGKWGVQAPLAAQRNDARPAEEYGFLPVEGENIHELPVGPVHAGIIEPGHFRISADGETVVRLEERLGYTHKGIESLLQGADLERAARLACRCSGDSTVAYGLAFARAVEAALGWIPPTRAAWLRALMAELERLANHLGDVGAICNDGGFAIMLAHCSALREQVLREAGACFGHRLMMDCIVPGGVVGDIDPAGAARIAALTADIRRRFQRLVELYDSTASMQDRTVGTGVLRRAFAGQFAAGGFVGRASGRKCDARRWPGYAPYDELEFDIPVLQEGDVNARLWIRVREVEQSIRLIEQIVAKLPDGPIRTENGSSPANAASEGMAIVEGFRGDILAWIRIGATGRIERCHLRDPSWFQWPLLEAAIENNIVADFPICNKSFNCSYSGHDL; this is encoded by the coding sequence ATGACGATGTCCGATCAATTGCTGCCTGATCCGTTCGACCGTTTGAATGGGCGCATCGTTGCCGAGCACGGCCCGTGGCCCAGAATAGAGGTGCAGGCCGATATTTGGGCGGAAGCGGCAGATCGCTTGAGTCGCGAAACCTTGACCCTGCTCGCTCTCTGGGGCGAACCACAGATCGTTCATATGGCCATCGCGGACGCCAATGACCCGAACCGCATCCTGGTGTTGAGCACCTCGTGCCCCGATGGCCGCTATCCCTCGGTGGGGCGCGTACATCCGCCGGCGATTCGGTTGGAGCGTGCTGTCGCCGATCTGTTCGCACTTGTTCCAGTCGGGCTGCCGGATACGCGACCCTGGCTCGATCACGGGAAATGGGGCGTGCAGGCCCCGCTTGCCGCGCAGCGAAACGACGCCCGACCAGCCGAGGAGTACGGATTCCTTCCCGTCGAAGGAGAGAACATTCACGAGTTGCCGGTCGGGCCGGTTCATGCCGGCATCATCGAGCCGGGACATTTTCGCATCAGCGCCGATGGCGAGACCGTGGTGCGTCTCGAGGAACGCCTCGGCTACACCCACAAGGGCATCGAGAGTCTCCTGCAAGGCGCCGACCTGGAGCGGGCGGCGCGATTGGCGTGCCGCTGCTCCGGCGATTCAACCGTCGCTTACGGCCTGGCATTTGCGCGTGCGGTGGAAGCGGCGCTTGGTTGGATACCGCCCACACGCGCCGCCTGGCTTAGAGCCCTGATGGCGGAACTGGAGCGTCTTGCAAATCATCTCGGCGATGTTGGCGCGATCTGCAACGATGGCGGGTTCGCCATCATGCTCGCTCATTGTTCGGCGCTGAGGGAACAAGTGCTCCGGGAAGCAGGCGCATGCTTTGGGCACAGGCTGATGATGGATTGCATCGTACCGGGCGGTGTCGTCGGCGATATCGACCCCGCTGGCGCGGCACGTATTGCCGCTTTGACGGCAGACATCCGTCGTCGTTTTCAGCGGCTCGTCGAGCTTTATGATTCAACCGCATCAATGCAAGACCGTACCGTTGGAACGGGCGTCCTACGGCGGGCATTTGCCGGGCAGTTCGCGGCCGGCGGATTTGTCGGTCGCGCCTCGGGCCGCAAATGCGACGCGCGACGTTGGCCGGGCTACGCTCCTTACGACGAGCTGGAATTCGACATCCCTGTGCTTCAGGAAGGCGATGTGAACGCTCGACTTTGGATTCGCGTCCGCGAAGTGGAGCAGTCCATTCGGCTGATCGAGCAAATCGTCGCCAAGTTACCCGATGGCCCGATTAGGACGGAGAATGGCAGCAGCCCCGCGAACGCGGCAAGCGAGGGCATGGCGATCGTCGAAGGCTTTCGTGGCGACATTCTTGCTTGGATTCGAATCGGCGCTACCGGTCGCATCGAACGCTGCCATCTGCGCGATCCGTCCTGGTTCCAGTGGCCACTGCTGGAGGCTGCGATTGAAAACAACATCGTCGCGGATTTTCCAATCTGCAATAAATCCTTCAACTGCTCCTATTCCGGGCATGATCTCTGA
- a CDS encoding hydrogenase 4 subunit F, which yields MSMLAFNPIIALLLTSLVAAAALAFVGDYRWSARLNILASFVVLLFAMLLFGSRPPVDDLLLADDLNVVFIALNAFVGFTTSTFSASYIGHELETGRLTPGYLRFYHVMFQLMMFGMDLALTANNIGLMWVAIELATLSTIMMVGIYRTHEALEAAWKYFILGSVGIALALFGTILVYLAAVSTIGEGVGAMAWTNLLRHAATLDPSLLNIAFVFLLLGYGTKVGLAPMHAWLPDAHAEGPTPVSAVLSGLLLNVALYAVLRFKMIVAANPGTIAVGPLMITLGLGSLIFAAFMLYRRRDIKRMFAYSSIEHMGIIVFAFGMGGPLGNFAGLLQMTMHSLTKSAIFFSVGHVAQVKGTQKIADIRGLTTSHPLLGWTLIAGVVAIAGLPPFGVFMSEFLVVTSAFAQEPALAALAAFGLLVAFGALLLRMSSIAFGQPTGSMTPVRASYVPIFAHLSLVLIAGLYMPGAMVAWFQNVAGLLK from the coding sequence ATGAGCATGCTGGCGTTCAACCCCATCATCGCTCTGCTCCTAACATCGCTGGTCGCGGCCGCGGCGCTTGCCTTTGTCGGGGATTATCGCTGGTCGGCGCGGTTGAATATACTTGCCAGCTTCGTCGTACTGCTTTTCGCGATGCTGCTCTTCGGCAGCCGGCCGCCCGTCGACGATCTGCTGCTCGCCGACGACCTCAACGTGGTGTTCATCGCCTTGAATGCCTTCGTGGGTTTCACAACGAGCACATTCAGCGCCAGCTACATCGGGCATGAACTGGAGACTGGACGTCTCACGCCCGGCTATCTGCGCTTCTACCACGTGATGTTCCAACTGATGATGTTCGGCATGGACCTGGCGCTGACGGCCAACAATATCGGCCTGATGTGGGTTGCGATCGAACTGGCGACGCTCTCGACCATCATGATGGTCGGCATCTACCGCACGCACGAGGCGCTGGAAGCCGCCTGGAAGTATTTCATTCTGGGCAGCGTCGGGATCGCGCTGGCGCTGTTTGGAACGATCCTCGTTTATCTCGCAGCAGTGTCGACCATCGGCGAGGGCGTGGGCGCGATGGCGTGGACCAACCTACTGCGCCACGCCGCCACGCTTGACCCTTCGCTGCTGAATATAGCGTTCGTGTTTCTCCTGCTTGGCTATGGCACCAAGGTCGGCCTGGCGCCGATGCACGCCTGGCTACCGGACGCCCATGCGGAAGGGCCGACGCCGGTCTCCGCCGTGCTTTCGGGATTGCTGCTGAATGTGGCGCTTTATGCGGTGTTGCGATTCAAGATGATCGTTGCGGCAAATCCCGGAACGATCGCCGTCGGGCCGCTGATGATAACGCTCGGTCTCGGCTCGTTGATCTTCGCCGCCTTTATGCTCTATCGGCGCCGCGACATCAAACGCATGTTCGCCTATTCGTCGATCGAGCACATGGGGATTATCGTCTTCGCCTTCGGGATGGGCGGCCCCCTCGGCAATTTCGCTGGCCTGTTGCAGATGACCATGCACAGCCTGACGAAATCAGCTATCTTCTTCTCGGTTGGTCACGTCGCCCAGGTCAAGGGCACACAGAAGATCGCCGATATTCGTGGGCTGACGACCAGCCACCCGCTTCTCGGCTGGACGCTCATCGCCGGGGTCGTCGCGATCGCGGGGCTGCCGCCCTTCGGCGTATTCATGAGTGAGTTTCTGGTTGTCACCTCGGCCTTCGCGCAGGAACCCGCACTTGCTGCGCTCGCAGCCTTTGGCTTGCTGGTGGCATTCGGCGCGCTCCTGCTGCGTATGAGCTCCATCGCCTTCGGCCAACCCACCGGGTCGATGACGCCGGTGCGCGCTTCTTACGTGCCGATCTTCGCGCATTTGAGCCTTGTGCTGATCGCCGGGCTTTACATGCCCGGAGCCATGGTCGCCTGGTTTCAAAACGTCGCGGGTTTGCTCAAATGA
- a CDS encoding hydrogenase-4 component E produces the protein MSPLAFDIAHMFAGGLVLVSFMMLYQDRLLPLINVLSLHSLLLALSVAWQAHIQDKPDLYVTATIALGFKSIIIPMALRRMVVRMELHRELEVAVGTGMTMLLGIGLVALSMDLMLRVTAGASALVREDVALALSVVLLGLLMMVTRRNAVSQVIGFMSIENGLILAGTGARGMPLVVEISVAFSILIAFIVIGIFLFRIRERFDTVDLQALDRFRGEQR, from the coding sequence ATGTCGCCATTGGCCTTTGACATCGCCCATATGTTCGCCGGCGGTCTCGTCCTCGTCAGTTTCATGATGCTTTATCAGGACCGGCTACTGCCGTTGATCAACGTCCTGTCCCTACATTCCCTTCTCCTAGCGCTGTCGGTTGCATGGCAAGCGCACATCCAGGACAAGCCCGATCTCTATGTGACGGCGACGATCGCGCTCGGCTTCAAGAGCATCATCATCCCGATGGCGCTCCGCCGCATGGTGGTGCGTATGGAGTTGCATCGGGAGCTCGAGGTCGCCGTCGGGACCGGTATGACGATGCTGCTCGGCATCGGTCTTGTCGCTCTTTCCATGGATTTGATGCTGCGCGTGACGGCCGGCGCCAGCGCGCTGGTCCGGGAAGATGTGGCCCTTGCGCTCTCAGTCGTGCTCCTCGGGCTTCTGATGATGGTGACACGCCGGAACGCTGTCAGTCAGGTCATCGGCTTCATGTCGATCGAAAACGGGTTGATCCTCGCGGGTACCGGCGCGCGCGGCATGCCTTTGGTGGTGGAAATCAGCGTCGCCTTCTCAATCTTGATCGCCTTCATCGTCATCGGAATCTTTCTGTTCCGTATCCGCGAGCGCTTCGACACCGTCGATCTTCAGGCACTGGATCGTTTCCGCGGAGAGCAGCGATGA
- a CDS encoding respiratory chain complex I subunit 1 family protein — protein MTSALAAQFGQMIIVLALAPALTGVTRKMKARLQRRIGPPIVQPYRDLRRLFSKDVVLADNSSWLFRVAPYLIFAATWVAAALVPTFQTNLPFSWAGDLIAIVALLGAARFVQAVAALDTGTSFGGIGASREVMIAALAEPAMIMVVFTVALVAGSTQLSTIAAFMVDMAGLRVSLAMALVALIIVALAENARIPVDNPSTHLEVTMVHEAMVLEYSGRHLAMIELAASLKLLLYVSVIACIFFPFGLITDGAGLPAHAISLAAYLLKVTIAGLLLATLETVIAKMRVFRVPNLLGIALMLGLLGTLLLFVSGGM, from the coding sequence ATGACGTCCGCGCTCGCAGCCCAATTCGGGCAGATGATAATCGTCCTGGCGCTTGCTCCGGCATTGACCGGCGTGACGCGGAAGATGAAGGCGCGGCTGCAACGCCGGATCGGGCCGCCGATCGTGCAGCCTTATCGCGACCTACGGCGTCTGTTCAGCAAAGATGTCGTTCTCGCCGACAATAGCTCATGGCTCTTCCGCGTCGCCCCCTATCTGATCTTTGCCGCCACCTGGGTCGCGGCGGCGCTTGTCCCAACCTTTCAAACTAACCTTCCGTTCAGTTGGGCCGGCGACCTGATCGCCATCGTTGCGCTCCTCGGCGCGGCACGCTTTGTCCAAGCCGTCGCGGCACTCGATACCGGAACCAGCTTCGGTGGCATCGGCGCCAGTCGTGAGGTAATGATCGCCGCTCTCGCGGAGCCGGCGATGATCATGGTCGTATTCACGGTCGCTCTCGTCGCGGGATCAACGCAATTGTCCACCATCGCGGCCTTCATGGTAGACATGGCGGGCTTGCGCGTTTCGCTCGCGATGGCGCTTGTCGCGCTCATCATCGTCGCGCTGGCAGAGAACGCCCGCATCCCGGTCGACAATCCGTCCACGCATCTCGAAGTGACAATGGTGCATGAAGCGATGGTGCTCGAATATTCCGGTCGCCATCTCGCGATGATTGAACTGGCGGCGTCACTGAAACTGCTTCTCTATGTCTCGGTCATCGCTTGCATCTTCTTTCCGTTCGGACTGATCACCGACGGAGCGGGACTACCGGCGCATGCGATTTCCCTCGCAGCCTACCTCCTGAAGGTCACCATCGCGGGTCTGCTGTTAGCGACGCTTGAAACCGTCATCGCAAAGATGCGTGTGTTCCGCGTGCCCAATCTGCTCGGGATCGCGTTGATGCTTGGCCTGCTGGGCACATTGCTGCTCTTCGTATCGGGGGGCATGTGA